In Elusimicrobiota bacterium, the sequence AATTCCGAGAATTCAGATAGAAACAATGCTAACATTATTTTTGATTATGTTCAAATGATGGTTGTTTATTCTTCAGGCACGCTTACCTACCCATGGTATAGAATACTCTCACAAGAGACTACTTTCTGGTCAACTATGACACCCGGACCTGCATTCGCAAGTACTATACAACACCTAATCGCTAAAGAATGCCCAAAACGGGATGAATTTCTACTTGCTGCATTGAACGATGCCGGTGAAATCTATATTGCTACTTGGACACTACAAGGCAACTGGGGCGCTAACGCTAATAATCCAGTAGGAACCGGTATGGCTGCCAGTTATGACGATTTCCGTGCTATTGATATCGCATATGAATCCTCATCCGGTGAAGGTATGATTGTTTATCACGAAGGTACTAATGATATGATATACAGAACCTGGGATGGGTCAACTTTAGGTGCTGAATTATCTGTTGGGCTTACAGGTGCACAAGGTACTCCCAACTTTATTCGTCTTGTGAATAATCCCGCAAGTGATGCTAACGAACTTGTAGTTGTATGGATTTCTACCGCAGGTTTTGTAGGCGCCAAAGTATGGGATGGCGTTTCTTCATGGGGGAATGAGGTTATTTTATCAACCAATTCTGCTTCACCCGGTGGCAGTGCACCGTATATTGATGAAGCACCGTTTGATGCTGCGTATATGCGAGAAACATCAAATAACTGTATGGTTGTTTATGCAACACATTCGCCAACCTCTAATGGTATCTTGCAAGCAGTAATATGGAATGGCACTGCCTGGGGAACACCTGTAGATGCTGCTGATGTTACAGATGCGATAGAGTTTGTTTCGCTGAAACCTAACACAACCAATATGATGATAGCGGTAGTTTTAGATGCGGGTGATGATGTTAATACTATAAGATATCAAGGTTCTACCTGGGAAGGATTGGATACACCTGATTCGGGCGCACGCGGTGTTCTGTGTCAATATGCAGATGCTTGCTGGGAATCAGCAGCCGCTCATGAAAACCATGTTGTAGTTGCGTATTCAGATGCTGCAGATATTGATTCAACATACTTTGATGGTGCTACCTGGACCGATATAACAGGTATTCAAGGTGACGAGTCAAATTTTCTTCAATTAGAACGCGCACCTGATAACGAAATCTGGCTTTGTGCATATGAAGAAGATAATAATATACTTTATGTTCGTATTTGGGATTCTATAAACCATGTTTGGGGTTCTTCAACTGTTATAGAAGGTCCATGGACTTTTACTGAGGTTGTTCCAGCAGAGTATTTCTGTCTCACAGCATCTGCAACTGTTACTCCACCTATAGTGAACCAAGCACCGGATCAACCGTCTAACTTAACCCAACTTGTTGGCACAAATAACGATATTGGCTTAGCATGGAATACCTGGACTGATGATACTACCCCGCGATTGAAATTTGACCTTAGAGACCCTAATGCAAACGAGCAGGTAAGCTACCATATCCAGATTTCTACAAAAGAAACCTACTGGGCTTCTCCATATTTGGTTGTTGATACTACACAACCCGCTTCAGGTTATCTTAACGAAGGCACAACTTGGTATGATGCTTCTTTAACATTAACAGTAGATACCTCATACTACTGGCGAGTGAAATGTATTGATGATGGTGGTTTAGAAAGCGTGTATTCTTCAGGCACTATCTCCGCAGGAGAAAAACATTGGGGTGGTTATATTCCACCAGGCCCTGTGACTGATTTATCTGCAACCGGTGATACAAAATCAACCGCAGATGGCGACTTCCAGAAAATAAAACTTTCCTGGATTGCACCCGGTGATGATAATTATACCGGTACTGTATCTTCATATGTTGTTAGATACGCTACCTGGGCTGCTGGCGATACACAAGCACTGTGGGATACCTGGTGGGACCATCCTTCAGTAATGGATGCAAAAGGTCAACCAGAGATACCTACACCTACCGCCGCTGGCACAGCACAAAATTGTACACTTACAGGGCTTAGTGAAGGAACAACATACTACTGGGCAATAAGATCCGTTGATGATAACAGTTTTATGTCCCAAATAGATACAATGACGCAAGCAGGCCCAACCCAGCAAGCCTGGGCTCGTGTTCCCGGCACTTACCATCCTATCAAAATTGATGGCGCTATGACTGATTGGTCAACAACTACCGAAGAAATGGATATAGAAAACAATACCACATTCTATTTCACATGGTCTTCTACCGCGGTTTATATCTGTTACGGTGGTACTGATGGTAATCTGTCCGACCCGGATGGTAGTACCGCTGATTTCCTTGTATTTTTTGATACTCATTCTTCATATGATATTACAAAAGGGACAAATATTCCACCTGTATGGGATAATATAAACACGCATCGGCTGCCTTTCGGTGCAGATTATGCACTTTGTATAGAATCCGGCTCCGCAGCAGGTGATATTATTCAGTTACGGAAATGGAATGGTTCAACATGGTATAATCCCGGTAATGGAGTGAATATTGCTAATGAGTATATTGGCTACTCAGCAAATAAAATAACAGAGGTTGCAATCACATGGACAAATCTTGATAACCCATCAACTCTGCGTGTAGTCGCATTCCATAAATGGGATGCTGCACGAAATATCTATAATTCATTTCCTGACGATAACCCTGCACCGAATGATGATTCTGCAGTTACTTTCCTATACTATTACAATTTTACATCTACACAATCGTGTCAATTCCCTGCAGAGTTCGCTACTGTGGAAGCACCTTATCCACCAGACCCACCCGCAGGACTTACTCAATTGAGTAATACCGGTACTGCGCTCCCTTCAATGCAATGGACAAATTCTACAACAATTATCTCATCATTCACGCAATCCGACCCGAATTCAGGCACGAATAATGTCCGATTTTATTTACACGTGACTTCAGTCACCACTGCTTCTGATGCTGCGGACTGGTCACAACTCTGGCATGCATCCACCTCCGGCTGGCTTGCAGAAGGTACTACCGGCTACCAATGGCCTACTTTAGCCAATAACGGCACCTACTGGTGGCAGGTCTGGTCTGAAGACGAAGGAGGACTCACTTCCTCAACCTCAACAGATTTAGGTCAGGGTGGGAGTGCCCGGCTCGGGTTTGATAATGTTGGCCCAGCCACACCTGCATCAATCACACTCTCTAACCAGCAAACTGCTCTTATCGGGATTGATATCTCCTGGTCTGCTACAACCGATTCGCTTTCTGGACTCGCTTCCTATTATATCTACTGCTCATCCGTTTCCGCAATTACAGATGACAATAAAGGCGATGGTGACCATTACCTATTAACCTACAAATCACCGGGAACAACCTCGCATTCCGATACAAGAAGCGAGCTTCTCTATAATTCAACCTACTATTATGCTGTCTGCGGGGTTGATAGAGCCGGCAATATCGGTAGTATTGTCGGATCATCAAAACTGACACATAGAATAGAGGTTGATTCTGATGAAGCCGACTGGCAAACATCCTCACTCCCAGCAAACAATAACGAAGGACAGATATATTCACTCACCACGGGTAATGGCGGCGGTTATATCTGGGTCTGGAATGATAAAGATAACGAAGAACGCGGGGATGCACCTGACCCTGATACTAATTACGATATAGAAGAATTCCGGATTACCGCTGATGATGAATATGTATATTTCCGAGTAAGATATCAAACATTAACTGTTGACAATACAATGCATATATCTGTCTCTATAGATACAAACACAACTGTTTCTTCAGGACTGAGCTGGATAGGTGATAACTCAAAAGAAAGCGGTTCTATAGAATTAGGGAATGAATACGGTAACCTACCTGATAACTCTAACTGGGCTGAAACTAATATTGATTGCCACGATGTTACAGATGGTTCCACTCGGATAGAATTGTTTAAACCCGGCTGGAATGATTGGGGTACACCGAGCACTCCCGGGGATGGTGCTAACTGGGTAAACGCACCAAGAATAGATTTTATGGTTGCAAGAAGTGATTTAGGGCTCGTCGGTAATAAAACCGCAAGAATACATATCGCTGCGTTCTGTAATCAATGCATCTGGAATGGTGGTGCTGGTGGTGGGGATTCAACCTGGGATGTTAGTTATCCTGGTGGCGTCTGTGATGCGCTCGATTCCGTATCTATTATCCGTATTTCTACTGGCACAGAGTCAAATCAGTATTACAACGATCCCGTCGGTAATGGCTCAACCAGTATGAACGCCTGGGATGAGGATATAAAAGACGGCGATATAGATTTCTGGTTTGATCTCCGGTTTGATGCTAATGGTATTCTTTCCAATACTGCGCCTCCAATCCCTACAAATCCTGTACCTTTATCCGGTGGAACAACCAACCAAATTAGGCCCAACTTTAGTTGGTCTCAAGCCGCAGACGAAGATTCCGGTGATACTGTAACAAGTTATCTTATAGAACTGGCCACGCATACTGATTTAGGGTCTGATCTATCGCAAGCAGATGAATACGGCTGGCGAGTGAACCGCTCAACCTGGAACTGGACAGTCCCTACGGATTTAAAACATAACACTACATTCTACTGGCGGGTATGGTCAAGAGATAGATGCGGTGCGTTATCTTCTACACCTGATACCTGGTCTGTTATTGTTGATACAGTCGCACCGGATGCGGTGACATCGCTTTCTGCACTTACCGGCGATAATGATGGAGAAATAAAACTTTTTTGGTCAACACCGGGTGACGATTCTACAACTGGCACTCCTTCGGCAGGTGCTTTAACCGCACCATCAACATATTATATCACCTACACAAACAATCTTACATTAGCCGAAAATTATGGCTGGTGGGCATCAACAAATGCACAAATAACAATTACAACCTCTGCGGTCTCTTACCCTGAAATGCAATACAGAACCGTAGCAGCACTTACCGCTGGTGATACCTACTATTTCCGTATCTGGACTGCGGATGAAGCAGGTAACCTTTCAGGGATATCAAACGCCGCAACCGCACAGGCAAAGATAACACCAATCGCCGATGCGTTTCTTATTTATTACGCATCTTCAACTGTCCAGGTACCTGATAACCAGACACCAGCATACCGAAGATGGGAGTCGTCCGCCTGGCAGGCTGAACAAATAACTGTTGATATAGGTGACACCGCAAACAGACCTATGGTTATAAGAAAGTGTCCTACAAGAAGCGAAGCGATAATGGTGACTGTTGATGCTGCAACTGACTTGAATGTCTCTACCTACACACCTTCAGGCGGCTGGGGGCTTGCTGGTGAACTCACAACAAATGCCGGTGTTTCTACAAAACGAGCGTTTGATGT encodes:
- a CDS encoding fibronectin type III domain-containing protein, with product MKPLKTIIDTIFGSRRLSVGYKGLLLRACLTDRQDVVARPWRAPFRKDFLTGRAICRRAKSSQLLITRYSLLTQVKNLRLQFLRQFTLSLCRGVYPIFYGVALSLLLFSSVPIYIYAAASFTVEAGSTFTLTNYATFDCDGDITTNISGAVRGEFQAGTGEVRLSGNWTNNGIFVQNTSTVTFYGTGTSTLAGGTTFFVLSCTEAGKQINFTAGSQQVIDNTLILTGTSGNEIKLRSSASGSKWYIKLSSYQAVDYVDVQDCDVLTMNLLCRNSENSDRNNANIIFDYVQMMVVYSSGTLTYPWYRILSQETTFWSTMTPGPAFASTIQHLIAKECPKRDEFLLAALNDAGEIYIATWTLQGNWGANANNPVGTGMAASYDDFRAIDIAYESSSGEGMIVYHEGTNDMIYRTWDGSTLGAELSVGLTGAQGTPNFIRLVNNPASDANELVVVWISTAGFVGAKVWDGVSSWGNEVILSTNSASPGGSAPYIDEAPFDAAYMRETSNNCMVVYATHSPTSNGILQAVIWNGTAWGTPVDAADVTDAIEFVSLKPNTTNMMIAVVLDAGDDVNTIRYQGSTWEGLDTPDSGARGVLCQYADACWESAAAHENHVVVAYSDAADIDSTYFDGATWTDITGIQGDESNFLQLERAPDNEIWLCAYEEDNNILYVRIWDSINHVWGSSTVIEGPWTFTEVVPAEYFCLTASATVTPPIVNQAPDQPSNLTQLVGTNNDIGLAWNTWTDDTTPRLKFDLRDPNANEQVSYHIQISTKETYWASPYLVVDTTQPASGYLNEGTTWYDASLTLTVDTSYYWRVKCIDDGGLESVYSSGTISAGEKHWGGYIPPGPVTDLSATGDTKSTADGDFQKIKLSWIAPGDDNYTGTVSSYVVRYATWAAGDTQALWDTWWDHPSVMDAKGQPEIPTPTAAGTAQNCTLTGLSEGTTYYWAIRSVDDNSFMSQIDTMTQAGPTQQAWARVPGTYHPIKIDGAMTDWSTTTEEMDIENNTTFYFTWSSTAVYICYGGTDGNLSDPDGSTADFLVFFDTHSSYDITKGTNIPPVWDNINTHRLPFGADYALCIESGSAAGDIIQLRKWNGSTWYNPGNGVNIANEYIGYSANKITEVAITWTNLDNPSTLRVVAFHKWDAARNIYNSFPDDNPAPNDDSAVTFLYYYNFTSTQSCQFPAEFATVEAPYPPDPPAGLTQLSNTGTALPSMQWTNSTTIISSFTQSDPNSGTNNVRFYLHVTSVTTASDAADWSQLWHASTSGWLAEGTTGYQWPTLANNGTYWWQVWSEDEGGLTSSTSTDLGQGGSARLGFDNVGPATPASITLSNQQTALIGIDISWSATTDSLSGLASYYIYCSSVSAITDDNKGDGDHYLLTYKSPGTTSHSDTRSELLYNSTYYYAVCGVDRAGNIGSIVGSSKLTHRIEVDSDEADWQTSSLPANNNEGQIYSLTTGNGGGYIWVWNDKDNEERGDAPDPDTNYDIEEFRITADDEYVYFRVRYQTLTVDNTMHISVSIDTNTTVSSGLSWIGDNSKESGSIELGNEYGNLPDNSNWAETNIDCHDVTDGSTRIELFKPGWNDWGTPSTPGDGANWVNAPRIDFMVARSDLGLVGNKTARIHIAAFCNQCIWNGGAGGGDSTWDVSYPGGVCDALDSVSIIRISTGTESNQYYNDPVGNGSTSMNAWDEDIKDGDIDFWFDLRFDANGILSNTAPPIPTNPVPLSGGTTNQIRPNFSWSQAADEDSGDTVTSYLIELATHTDLGSDLSQADEYGWRVNRSTWNWTVPTDLKHNTTFYWRVWSRDRCGALSSTPDTWSVIVDTVAPDAVTSLSALTGDNDGEIKLFWSTPGDDSTTGTPSAGALTAPSTYYITYTNNLTLAENYGWWASTNAQITITTSAVSYPEMQYRTVAALTAGDTYYFRIWTADEAGNLSGISNAATAQAKITPIADAFLIYYASSTVQVPDNQTPAYRRWESSAWQAEQITVDIGDTANRPMVIRKCPTRSEAIMVTVDAATDLNVSTYTPSGGWGLAGELTTNAGVSTKRAFDVAYEQVSGDAVIVYRKDTATAGLNYVTWDGGSTFPTTGPDNIDTLANIQRVRLEPKPSSNEMILAYSDNKGSIYVSTYNGTNFAAAPTTLLSGYAEDNSGQPFDIAYAQSAGVGFVVWVDTNSTRAKYRTWDGYSWSAETTTAHNHSPADAATGGNWLKAAANPTNNEIIIGTYDLDDDINAEVYSSTLCAWLNGVEHDATGPTSNSERGFDVAYEKTAGEGLIVWCEADGDAQKAQPQAYTYINGVWTAEHSTTDNPDTSNINYVQLAPDDDSNEIFVVTNSTANWVCSQKWDGAAWGTVTTIENNSSGSYEDFSMNFKKPAAPSDTIAPAAVTSLSGLTVTTSTGTILLTWSAPGDDVWLGRLTNGSKYQIKYCTSTTEATRVWYYWTAVSSPTGSDAFAPGLFLSTTIQNLVGDTSYYCLLNYQDEAGNWADGTEGNWTGNLANEATAYAYPQILSVSISTPVGGYNFGEVALGASTQSVAGVSGSSITVTNNGNIPENFAIKCETGTAGTPWSTTGTAADDDIFILKAAFHSTSQPAFTAFGTEDIVSSGTYKTSQTQAGGGRFTIDGTEDGVSVPVDDTIDLWLRLDMPTTSGTADPQEIILFIRAESP